One region of Pyramidobacter sp. YE332 genomic DNA includes:
- a CDS encoding GDYXXLXY domain-containing protein has protein sequence MKTFKYLAASLLPVLILLALPLRPACVSRFGAEVVLAGRPVDPRDLFRGDYVALSFEAESVPLELFPAPDEKKSEYAALDLSTWFVALAPDEKGLWAPSGVFAEVPEGPYLKGTVKYLAERADGSMTAEMDYGEGLKRFYVKEDTGRELEESARQSRLRATVKVWRGMAVIQSLEVVPDAAQPHVLH, from the coding sequence ATGAAAACGTTTAAATATCTGGCGGCATCGCTGCTGCCCGTGCTGATCCTGCTGGCGCTGCCGCTGCGCCCCGCCTGCGTGTCGCGCTTCGGCGCGGAGGTCGTGCTGGCGGGGCGCCCCGTGGACCCGCGCGACCTGTTCCGCGGTGATTACGTGGCGCTCAGCTTCGAAGCCGAATCGGTGCCGCTGGAGTTGTTTCCGGCTCCCGACGAAAAAAAATCGGAATACGCCGCACTGGACCTCAGCACATGGTTCGTGGCGCTGGCTCCGGACGAAAAGGGGCTGTGGGCTCCCAGCGGCGTTTTCGCGGAAGTTCCCGAAGGGCCGTACCTGAAGGGAACGGTAAAGTATCTGGCCGAGCGCGCCGACGGCTCGATGACGGCGGAGATGGACTACGGCGAGGGACTGAAACGTTTTTACGTCAAAGAGGACACCGGGCGCGAGCTCGAAGAATCGGCGCGGCAGTCCCGCCTGCGGGCGACCGTGAAAGTCTGGCGCGGCATGGCCGTGATCCAGTCGCTGGAAGTCGTTCCGGATGCGGCTCAGCCGCACGTTCTCCACTAA
- a CDS encoding L-2-amino-thiazoline-4-carboxylic acid hydrolase: MAFNEKVHAYIAAKYYAYLTQTFGERGRKAFVHATQYYAGQRGRRMAQRAIRDGKELDFATYACYGEWASSQEMIDEGSDVKAEMKQLGPDAVIFISRCPWNQQFKEMGLDKTAGAEYCKHLDVAIVNGFNPCLEYRVPETLQTGDHCEHYLKDADYAGKRLAKSPENMRDFEFHCAHSYWAYNEVTAAIFKNEGETINAKILEDFAKDYGKEMADALRAWKNTNFNVCD, translated from the coding sequence ATGGCGTTCAACGAGAAAGTCCACGCTTATATCGCGGCGAAGTACTATGCGTATCTCACGCAGACTTTCGGGGAAAGAGGGCGGAAGGCTTTCGTCCACGCCACACAGTATTACGCCGGGCAGCGCGGCCGGCGCATGGCGCAGCGCGCGATACGGGACGGGAAAGAACTCGATTTTGCGACCTACGCTTGCTACGGCGAGTGGGCGAGCAGCCAGGAAATGATCGACGAAGGCAGTGACGTCAAAGCTGAAATGAAACAGCTCGGCCCGGACGCAGTCATATTCATTTCGCGCTGTCCGTGGAACCAGCAGTTTAAGGAGATGGGGCTCGACAAGACCGCCGGCGCCGAATATTGCAAGCATCTGGACGTTGCGATCGTAAACGGATTCAATCCTTGTCTCGAATACAGGGTGCCGGAAACTTTGCAGACGGGCGATCATTGCGAGCATTATCTGAAAGACGCCGATTACGCAGGGAAGCGGCTGGCGAAATCTCCCGAAAACATGAGAGATTTCGAATTTCACTGCGCGCATTCTTATTGGGCGTACAACGAAGTGACCGCCGCGATCTTCAAAAACGAAGGCGAGACGATAAACGCAAAAATCCTCGAAGATTTCGCGAAAGACTACGGAAAGGAAATGGCGGACGCCTTGCGCGCGTGGAAGAACACAAACTTCAACGTCTGCGACTGA
- a CDS encoding flavodoxin yields the protein MSTAVVYGSTTGMTEEAASKIASILQADCLNVAEVSPEQLAGYDALILGSSTWGAGDLQDDWDAFLPKLEGMDLKGKKVAVFGTGDHEGFADTFGLALVKLREAAAGAGATLIGEAPVEGYDSIDSEIVTDGKFVGLALDSQNQPELTDARIEAWCGVLKSALV from the coding sequence ATGTCCACAGCAGTTGTTTACGGCAGCACGACGGGTATGACGGAAGAAGCCGCGTCGAAGATCGCGTCGATCCTTCAGGCTGATTGTCTGAACGTTGCGGAAGTTTCTCCCGAGCAGCTGGCGGGGTACGACGCGCTGATCCTCGGTTCCTCCACATGGGGCGCCGGCGACCTTCAGGACGACTGGGACGCGTTCCTCCCCAAGCTGGAGGGCATGGATCTGAAGGGCAAGAAGGTCGCCGTGTTCGGCACGGGCGATCACGAAGGTTTCGCCGACACGTTCGGTCTCGCTCTCGTCAAGCTGCGCGAAGCGGCCGCGGGAGCCGGCGCGACCCTGATCGGCGAAGCTCCGGTGGAAGGCTACGACAGCATCGACTCCGAGATCGTCACGGACGGAAAGTTCGTCGGCCTGGCGCTGGATTCGCAGAATCAGCCCGAACTGACCGACGCGCGCATCGAAGCGTGGTGCGGCGTTCTCAAGAGCGCGCTCGTCTAG
- a CDS encoding ABC transporter substrate-binding protein has product MRRRSVFALAAVLTVAAGLWLYRKFAAPPVIRVYTTIPERDAAVLFQRFTDYTGLQVNFSRLSSGEMLRRVIAEKVCPQADLIIGGPADIYDAAKREGALARYVPEAAKAMPVGYRDPDNRWFGIGVTPLCFLVNRNFIEKNGLRMPDSWQDLLDPAYRGALQMGDPRASATASEQIYSLVRIYGEREAFEYQKKLAENVRAYAGNGVGGATPVALGQAAAGVFYYVDAMSLKLEGYPVEIVFPKEGVTYAVDGCALLDGAAYPEEAKYLLQWLASPDFARSRMELKPCYLPARPELRELNKLLDLNSIRLLQCSVPWKSQNRLRLIDRWTSEVARSDRLEDSQDTVRSASVLQK; this is encoded by the coding sequence GTGCGCAGAAGAAGTGTGTTTGCTCTTGCAGCCGTGCTGACCGTGGCGGCGGGATTATGGCTGTATCGGAAGTTTGCCGCGCCGCCGGTGATCCGCGTGTACACGACGATCCCGGAAAGGGATGCAGCGGTCCTGTTTCAACGCTTTACCGATTATACCGGTTTGCAGGTCAACTTTTCACGGCTCTCGTCGGGCGAGATGCTGCGGCGCGTCATCGCCGAAAAGGTGTGTCCGCAGGCCGACCTGATCATTGGCGGCCCGGCCGACATTTACGATGCCGCCAAACGCGAAGGCGCGCTGGCCCGGTACGTTCCCGAAGCGGCCAAAGCGATGCCGGTCGGATATCGCGATCCTGACAATCGTTGGTTCGGCATCGGCGTGACGCCGTTGTGTTTTCTCGTCAACAGGAATTTTATCGAGAAAAACGGGCTGAGGATGCCCGATTCCTGGCAGGATCTGCTTGACCCTGCGTATCGCGGGGCGCTGCAGATGGGTGACCCCCGCGCGTCGGCGACGGCCTCGGAACAAATCTATTCGCTCGTGCGCATCTACGGCGAGAGAGAGGCTTTCGAGTACCAGAAGAAGCTGGCGGAAAACGTGCGCGCATACGCCGGAAACGGCGTCGGCGGCGCCACGCCCGTCGCCTTGGGACAGGCGGCGGCGGGCGTGTTCTATTACGTGGACGCGATGAGCCTGAAGCTGGAAGGTTATCCCGTGGAAATCGTTTTTCCCAAGGAGGGCGTGACGTATGCGGTGGACGGCTGCGCGCTGCTCGACGGCGCGGCGTACCCCGAGGAGGCGAAGTATCTGCTGCAGTGGCTGGCGTCGCCGGATTTCGCACGCAGCCGTATGGAGCTGAAGCCGTGTTACCTTCCCGCTCGCCCTGAGCTGCGGGAGCTCAACAAGCTGCTCGATCTGAATTCGATCAGGCTGCTCCAGTGCAGCGTGCCGTGGAAAAGCCAGAATCGCCTGCGCCTGATCGACCGCTGGACCAGCGAAGTGGCGCGGAGCGATCGGCTGGAAGACTCGCAGGACACGGTACGAAGCGCCTCGGTTCTGCAGAAATAA
- a CDS encoding DUF2157 domain-containing protein has product MTRSISKRKLDFLREELQVWQQEGLIGADSAARIASLYSARSRSFAQTLLCAGAALVGLGTISAVAANWWTIPRLLRTALVLAAYALSMGAACFCEKDSPSGARALRLLAGLIFGGGIFLVAQMYHQDGHWSTAFGWWALGLIPAVRLFRDAWQMYLLQAVSLFYVGGRGMFFWGRTPDLAPFRGDALPGALLLALWWLWRQTRGNLRAFNFNVQLTILFLFTRLLWYFSLTEALLAFLAAGVALTAWPRADAAAGWRTSLSRWGILITGVAGVALSVPEVWYDFPYLRVLDGTAAQELNALRLAANGAAALTAVVMGWRLYRGSRLGGVFLGLLVLRYFVDHFFGFMSKAAAFSGLGLLCLIAGFWWERSARRKKAKRGQEGGSHENV; this is encoded by the coding sequence ATGACTCGCTCTATTTCAAAACGGAAGCTGGACTTTCTGCGGGAAGAACTGCAGGTCTGGCAGCAGGAAGGTCTGATCGGCGCGGACTCGGCGGCGCGGATCGCGTCGCTCTACTCGGCGCGCTCGCGCAGTTTCGCGCAAACGCTGCTCTGCGCGGGCGCGGCGCTGGTCGGGCTGGGAACCATCAGCGCGGTGGCGGCCAACTGGTGGACGATCCCGCGCCTGCTGCGGACGGCGCTGGTCCTCGCGGCGTACGCGCTGTCGATGGGCGCGGCCTGCTTCTGCGAAAAAGATTCGCCGTCCGGCGCCCGGGCGCTGCGTCTGCTGGCCGGGCTGATCTTCGGCGGCGGCATCTTCCTGGTCGCGCAGATGTACCACCAGGACGGACACTGGTCCACGGCGTTCGGCTGGTGGGCACTGGGGCTGATCCCGGCGGTGCGGCTCTTCCGCGACGCCTGGCAGATGTACCTGCTGCAGGCCGTTTCGCTGTTTTACGTCGGCGGTCGGGGAATGTTTTTCTGGGGAAGAACGCCCGATCTCGCGCCGTTCCGCGGCGACGCCTTGCCTGGAGCGCTGCTGTTGGCGCTTTGGTGGCTGTGGCGGCAGACGCGCGGAAACCTGCGCGCGTTCAATTTCAACGTGCAGCTGACGATTCTTTTCCTGTTCACGCGGCTGCTATGGTATTTCAGCCTGACGGAAGCGCTGCTGGCGTTCCTCGCCGCGGGGGTCGCATTGACGGCGTGGCCGCGCGCGGACGCCGCGGCCGGCTGGCGAACTTCGCTGTCGCGCTGGGGGATTCTGATAACGGGCGTCGCCGGAGTCGCGCTATCGGTCCCGGAGGTCTGGTACGACTTTCCTTACCTGCGCGTTTTGGACGGAACGGCGGCTCAGGAACTGAACGCGCTGCGCCTGGCGGCGAACGGCGCGGCCGCGCTGACGGCCGTCGTCATGGGCTGGCGTCTTTACCGGGGCTCGCGGCTGGGCGGCGTGTTCCTCGGCCTGCTGGTCCTGCGTTACTTTGTAGACCATTTCTTCGGCTTCATGTCCAAGGCGGCGGCGTTCTCGGGACTCGGTCTGCTGTGCCTGATCGCCGGATTCTGGTGGGAACGCTCGGCGCGCCGCAAAAAGGCGAAACGCGGCCAGGAGGGCGGCAGCCATGAAAACGTTTAA
- a CDS encoding HD domain-containing protein, giving the protein MNSKHARLLAAAIRYDRGDARRIQHFVKVHDLAAAIGALEGLDEETQFILETAAILHDIGIHQAEAKHGNGHGTYQEREGPGVAEAILRELGGYSEAQIERVKYLIAHHHTYSDIDGVDYQILVEADFLVNLFESPDRYGPAAKVSERIFRTAAGKRLLDDMFVAGAYHPLTS; this is encoded by the coding sequence ATGAATTCGAAGCACGCGCGCCTGCTTGCTGCGGCAATTCGTTATGACCGCGGCGACGCCCGGCGCATCCAGCATTTCGTCAAGGTCCACGATCTGGCCGCGGCGATCGGCGCGCTGGAAGGGCTGGACGAGGAGACGCAGTTCATTCTCGAGACGGCGGCCATTCTCCACGACATCGGCATCCATCAGGCCGAAGCCAAGCACGGCAACGGCCACGGCACGTATCAGGAACGGGAGGGCCCCGGCGTCGCCGAGGCGATCTTGCGCGAACTGGGCGGCTACAGCGAAGCGCAGATCGAGCGCGTCAAATATCTGATCGCCCATCATCACACCTACAGCGACATCGATGGCGTCGATTACCAGATCCTCGTCGAGGCCGACTTTCTCGTCAACCTTTTCGAAAGCCCCGATCGCTACGGTCCCGCCGCAAAGGTCAGCGAACGCATCTTCAGGACGGCCGCCGGAAAGCGCCTTCTCGACGACATGTTCGTCGCCGGCGCTTACCATCCCCTCACGTCCTGA
- a CDS encoding MBL fold metallo-hydrolase — MRIVTLMENTSGRECCRAEHGLSLYIETDRHKVLFDAGASGLFAKNALALGVDLAAVDTAVLSHGHSDHSGGMTTFFRLNDHAKLYARATYDRPRYNRDGKYIGVEPRLIGHPRIVVVGEDRLRLDNELTIASYAGKPCEWPVDTCGMMMEAGGVLVPEQFGHEQYLLVSEGAKKVLISGCSHRGILNIMEWASKEGAQAVVGGFHFKDVPEDRFRRMDAAAAELKRWPVTYYTCHCTGVPQYDYLRQRMGEQLRYLAAGDELVL, encoded by the coding sequence ATGCGGATTGTGACCTTGATGGAGAACACCTCAGGGAGAGAATGCTGCCGCGCGGAGCACGGTTTGAGTCTGTACATCGAGACGGATCGCCACAAAGTGCTGTTCGACGCGGGCGCCAGCGGCCTGTTCGCGAAAAACGCGCTGGCGCTGGGCGTCGACCTCGCGGCCGTGGATACGGCCGTGCTGTCTCACGGCCACAGCGACCATTCGGGCGGCATGACGACGTTTTTCCGCCTGAACGATCACGCCAAACTTTACGCGCGCGCGACTTACGACCGGCCGCGCTACAACCGCGACGGCAAATACATCGGCGTGGAACCGCGGCTGATCGGTCATCCCCGGATCGTGGTCGTCGGCGAGGATCGTCTGCGCCTCGACAACGAGCTGACCATCGCCAGCTACGCGGGCAAGCCCTGCGAGTGGCCCGTCGATACCTGCGGCATGATGATGGAGGCCGGCGGCGTGTTGGTGCCGGAACAGTTCGGCCACGAACAGTATCTGTTGGTCAGCGAAGGGGCGAAAAAGGTCCTGATCAGCGGCTGCAGTCACCGCGGTATTCTCAACATCATGGAATGGGCTTCGAAAGAAGGGGCTCAGGCGGTCGTCGGCGGCTTTCACTTCAAGGACGTGCCGGAAGATCGGTTCCGCCGTATGGATGCGGCCGCGGCCGAACTGAAACGCTGGCCCGTGACGTACTACACCTGCCACTGCACAGGGGTGCCCCAGTATGATTACCTGCGGCAGAGGATGGGCGAGCAGCTGCGCTATCTGGCGGCGGGCGATGAACTGGTGCTTTGA
- a CDS encoding DUF2023 family protein, whose product MEVFRHHIYEFKKGLRNLILHTAPLGDVPEIERTLQAQGIAYRLAYLKNGHVNVFFGSSDCIRVLEIIGKNNLCDFTKEEDFILGIMLGYGRLEECRRFISLSPRGAAESCAAD is encoded by the coding sequence ATGGAAGTTTTTCGCCACCATATCTACGAGTTCAAAAAAGGACTGAGAAATCTGATCCTCCATACGGCGCCTCTCGGCGACGTGCCGGAGATCGAGCGCACCCTTCAGGCGCAAGGCATCGCCTATCGTCTGGCCTACCTGAAAAACGGCCACGTCAACGTTTTTTTCGGCAGCTCGGACTGCATTCGCGTGCTCGAGATCATCGGCAAAAACAACCTCTGCGACTTCACGAAAGAAGAAGATTTCATCCTCGGCATCATGCTCGGCTACGGACGTCTCGAAGAATGCCGGCGCTTCATCTCCCTCAGCCCCCGAGGGGCCGCCGAAAGCTGCGCGGCCGATTGA
- a CDS encoding metal-dependent transcriptional regulator yields MQIHQSAEDYLEKILMLHERLGYARSVDIATELNVTKPSVSVAMKRLRENNYILMDKDGLITLTPAGREIADRIYDRHKVLSAFFRELGVDSKVAAEDACKVEHVISDESFAAVCRFVHKSL; encoded by the coding sequence ATGCAAATACATCAGTCTGCGGAGGATTATCTGGAAAAGATCTTGATGCTCCACGAACGGCTGGGTTATGCCCGCTCGGTGGACATCGCTACGGAGCTGAACGTGACGAAACCGAGCGTAAGCGTCGCGATGAAACGCCTGCGTGAGAACAATTACATTCTCATGGACAAGGACGGTCTGATCACTCTGACCCCCGCGGGCAGGGAGATCGCCGATCGGATCTATGACCGTCACAAAGTGCTTTCGGCCTTTTTCAGGGAACTTGGAGTGGACAGCAAAGTCGCGGCGGAAGACGCCTGTAAAGTGGAACACGTCATTTCCGACGAAAGCTTTGCGGCGGTGTGCCGTTTCGTTCATAAGTCGCTCTGA
- a CDS encoding tyrosine-protein phosphatase yields MLKKLLLLCAAALTLAVNEGPFAADRGLAALKDGGRNPHDRPLESLRGMPTVSEKEGSAEPHERLRATDVRGDYDSDAVFANFREVRGGRLRRGSLYRSSIPSSTERPRAPYADQLAREAGIRTVLNLANSPERLKKNMESPACRSPYYRMLWRGGNVIARALPAAPEHATFRAGLAEELRFMTKRPAPYLVHCAEGKDRAGFVSFLLAALLDASLDELKDDYGQSFVNYYHLKRGEPRYVTHVDDGIESFCRAIAWTPKEPLRRGAERYLHSIGLTVAEIETLKRRLAHDG; encoded by the coding sequence ATGCTGAAAAAACTGTTGCTGCTCTGTGCCGCCGCGCTGACGTTGGCCGTCAACGAAGGTCCCTTCGCGGCAGACCGCGGTCTGGCGGCGTTGAAAGACGGCGGGCGGAATCCGCACGATCGTCCGCTCGAATCGTTGCGGGGCATGCCGACTGTATCCGAAAAAGAAGGCTCTGCCGAACCGCATGAGCGCCTGCGGGCCACCGATGTGCGCGGCGATTACGACAGCGACGCCGTTTTCGCCAACTTTCGCGAAGTTCGCGGCGGCCGCCTGAGGCGCGGTTCTCTGTACCGCTCCAGCATTCCCTCGAGCACGGAGCGCCCGCGCGCGCCCTACGCCGACCAGCTGGCGCGAGAAGCCGGCATCCGCACCGTGCTGAATCTGGCCAACTCGCCCGAGCGTCTGAAGAAGAACATGGAAAGCCCCGCCTGCCGGTCGCCGTATTATCGCATGCTCTGGCGCGGCGGCAACGTGATCGCCCGCGCCTTGCCCGCCGCGCCGGAGCACGCGACCTTTCGCGCCGGTCTGGCCGAAGAACTGCGCTTCATGACGAAGCGCCCCGCCCCGTATCTGGTCCACTGCGCCGAGGGCAAGGACCGCGCCGGCTTTGTCAGCTTTCTGCTGGCCGCGTTGCTGGACGCTTCCTTGGACGAATTGAAGGACGACTACGGCCAAAGCTTCGTCAACTATTATCATTTGAAACGCGGCGAGCCCCGTTACGTCACGCACGTGGACGACGGCATCGAATCCTTTTGCCGTGCCATTGCCTGGACTCCGAAAGAGCCGCTTCGCCGGGGCGCTGAGCGTTATCTGCACAGCATCGGCCTCACCGTCGCCGAGATCGAAACGCTGAAACGCCGCCTGGCGCACGACGGCTGA
- the cas3 gene encoding CRISPR-associated helicase Cas3', with product MSQNELSKVWGKFDVESGKKQPLIAHLTDVAAVFEQIMNGPLFQRHFQRVLGQPLSETLRERLCVLALWHDYGKISPKFQLKYREKIEKLKKKTSINHIDTAFNLSSIRYKGKIWNELLNAMHFWENEEQKKILHDYLTWVLLAHHGAVPTQKRCDMAQDNSSKKCWECSVDFDPHKALSELADLSKRWYPAAFVAGGGLPEEPCFQHLFAGTLMLADWIASDRSLFPYCGECDARDERRPAPEEEDSLSYSRRQAEKVLASLVWKLGDKRPDRAPDFAEQFGFSPNGIQRAVDKLVLHPDGGLYILEAETGSGKTEAALRLYTRLLAAGYVDGLYFANPLRFAATQLFERMVKFSASSFGQGQIPVTLAVPGYLRVNDREGLRVGRFEVDWREVNDRAVGWYAEQPKRFLASPIASGTIDQALLAGLRVPHAHMRAAALQRSLLVVDEVHSSDAYMSALICGLIELFRRVGGHVLLMSATLGSESAERYLKVWNENGPQRSKQTETKRLSLTEAVKVPYPLLTPSAEPPLTVPSPPRGKRVSRQCERIQQDPWAVAQLAAQCAAPFGEKGPCILILRNSVRQARRTFRELRKILPAEKIFSVNDIPTLHHSRYSPEDRRLLDREVERRFGKEFVPLDQLRDCCVLVATQTLEQSLDVDFDLIITDLCPADVMLQRIGRLFRHQRRRPVGFERPRCVVLLPNTDCNWLLGAEARSYGYGAERAYVDLLSLAATWRLLEENEVWNLPEQNRFLVEQSTHAEALRRLANELGAEKWQNALNEVEGLKLAQGWIARTARLRWGEAFKDVKIAWGKEMERIATRLGAMDLSVECDKPVASPLKGEKLKSFSIPAWLLGTDAAALEMQKKKEDGTYLVEPRPESGLLSFALGSRKYFYDSEGLLSQFDLNERDKE from the coding sequence ATGAGCCAGAATGAACTGAGTAAAGTTTGGGGCAAGTTTGACGTAGAAAGCGGTAAAAAGCAGCCTCTGATCGCCCACTTGACTGACGTTGCCGCGGTATTCGAGCAGATCATGAACGGCCCCCTTTTCCAGCGTCACTTCCAGCGTGTCCTCGGGCAGCCGCTGTCGGAGACGCTGCGTGAACGTCTCTGCGTTCTGGCGCTTTGGCACGATTACGGGAAAATATCGCCGAAATTTCAGCTGAAATATCGCGAAAAAATCGAAAAACTGAAAAAGAAGACTTCGATCAACCATATCGACACGGCGTTCAATCTCTCTTCGATCCGCTACAAGGGAAAGATCTGGAATGAGCTGCTGAACGCGATGCATTTCTGGGAAAACGAGGAACAGAAAAAGATCCTGCACGATTACCTCACGTGGGTGCTCCTCGCCCATCACGGAGCGGTCCCCACGCAGAAACGCTGCGACATGGCCCAGGACAACTCGTCGAAGAAATGCTGGGAGTGCAGCGTTGACTTCGACCCCCACAAAGCGCTCAGTGAGCTGGCCGATCTTTCGAAACGCTGGTATCCGGCGGCTTTTGTCGCCGGCGGAGGGCTGCCGGAGGAGCCCTGCTTCCAGCATCTTTTTGCGGGGACGCTGATGCTCGCAGACTGGATCGCTTCCGACCGCAGTCTGTTTCCCTACTGCGGAGAATGCGACGCCCGGGACGAGCGGCGTCCGGCGCCGGAAGAGGAAGATTCGCTTTCGTATTCGCGCCGTCAGGCGGAAAAAGTCCTCGCTTCTCTTGTCTGGAAGCTCGGCGACAAACGCCCCGACCGAGCGCCCGATTTTGCGGAACAATTCGGTTTCTCTCCCAACGGGATCCAGCGGGCGGTCGACAAGCTCGTCCTGCATCCCGACGGCGGCCTGTATATCCTCGAAGCGGAGACCGGCAGCGGCAAGACCGAAGCGGCGCTGCGCCTCTACACCCGCCTCCTGGCGGCCGGGTATGTGGACGGCCTGTATTTTGCCAATCCGCTCCGGTTCGCCGCCACGCAGCTTTTTGAGCGCATGGTGAAATTTTCCGCCTCGTCCTTCGGACAAGGACAGATCCCCGTGACGCTGGCCGTGCCTGGATATCTGCGGGTCAATGACCGAGAAGGGCTTCGCGTCGGGCGTTTCGAAGTGGACTGGCGGGAAGTGAACGACCGGGCCGTCGGCTGGTACGCCGAACAGCCCAAGCGCTTCCTCGCATCTCCGATCGCTTCCGGCACCATCGATCAGGCGCTGCTGGCAGGGCTGCGCGTGCCCCATGCCCACATGCGGGCGGCGGCTCTTCAGCGCTCGCTGCTGGTCGTCGACGAGGTCCACTCCAGCGACGCCTACATGAGCGCCCTGATCTGCGGACTCATCGAACTGTTTCGCCGCGTCGGCGGCCATGTGCTGCTGATGTCGGCAACGCTGGGTTCCGAGAGCGCCGAGCGCTATCTCAAGGTGTGGAACGAGAATGGGCCGCAACGGTCGAAACAGACGGAAACGAAGCGTCTATCGCTGACGGAGGCTGTGAAAGTCCCCTATCCGCTGCTGACGCCTTCTGCGGAACCGCCGTTGACGGTGCCTTCCCCGCCGCGGGGCAAACGCGTGTCCAGGCAATGCGAGAGAATCCAGCAGGATCCGTGGGCCGTCGCGCAGCTGGCGGCACAGTGCGCCGCTCCCTTCGGAGAAAAAGGGCCCTGCATCCTTATCCTGCGCAACAGCGTCCGCCAGGCGCGGAGGACCTTCCGCGAACTGCGGAAGATCCTGCCGGCGGAAAAGATTTTCAGCGTCAACGATATTCCGACGCTTCATCACAGCCGTTATTCTCCCGAAGACCGACGGCTCCTTGATCGCGAAGTCGAGCGCCGTTTCGGTAAAGAGTTCGTGCCTTTGGATCAGCTGCGCGACTGCTGCGTTCTGGTGGCGACGCAGACGCTGGAGCAGTCGCTGGACGTAGATTTCGACCTGATCATCACCGATCTGTGCCCCGCTGACGTGATGCTGCAGCGGATCGGGCGTCTTTTTCGGCATCAGCGCCGGCGCCCCGTGGGCTTTGAGCGGCCGCGCTGTGTCGTTTTGCTGCCGAATACAGACTGCAACTGGCTGCTCGGCGCAGAAGCGCGCTCGTATGGCTACGGGGCCGAGCGAGCTTATGTCGATCTGCTTTCGCTGGCGGCGACCTGGCGTCTGCTCGAAGAAAACGAGGTGTGGAACCTTCCGGAGCAAAACCGATTTCTCGTGGAGCAGAGCACTCATGCAGAAGCGCTGCGGCGTCTAGCGAACGAGTTAGGCGCCGAAAAATGGCAGAACGCGCTGAACGAAGTCGAGGGGCTCAAACTGGCTCAGGGCTGGATCGCCAGGACGGCCCGGCTGAGATGGGGGGAGGCGTTCAAGGACGTCAAGATCGCCTGGGGCAAAGAGATGGAACGCATTGCAACCCGTTTGGGCGCGATGGATCTCTCCGTCGAATGCGACAAGCCGGTTGCCAGCCCGCTGAAAGGGGAAAAACTGAAAAGCTTTTCGATCCCCGCCTGGCTCCTAGGAACCGACGCTGCCGCACTGGAAATGCAGAAGAAAAAAGAAGACGGAACGTATCTGGTAGAACCACGGCCGGAGAGCGGTCTGCTGTCTTTCGCGCTTGGCAGCCGCAAGTACTTTTATGATTCCGAGGGACTGCTTTCGCAGTTCGATCTCAATGAAAGAGATAAAGAATGA